AGATGttaacacaattcaaatatcaTTGTATTAAAGTAAATTCCCCACTTACCTTTTCTTACCCAAAGTAGAAACAAATAACTCAAAAaggttaaaaaaagaagaagggtaAATTATCAAACTAGTCACTTTTTTTAcctcatattacattttagtcacttatatttgaaatgttacgttttagtcatttacgttatcgcgttgtaacattttagtcactgaactGTTAATTTACGTTAACAGTGTAATAGTAAGCTGAcatggcacgttaaatcatcatttcaaataaaaaaattaggttaatttatacaattgatccttatactttttttttattttgagcaatttaatttttttcttaaatgttCTTTTAActctcatttttctttattttctctcttttgctTTTCCTCTATTTTTCTCCCTTAATTTTTTAATGTAGTATTTtatattttccatttgttaaaactagtccctatatttttattttttgaataatttaaatttttcgaGTGAGGCGAGCTTATGGATTAGTTttaataaatagaaaatatagaaaaactacattaaaagaaataaagaagggaggaaagcagagggagaagcaaaagagaccggaaaataaaaaataaaagttaaaatagcatgaaagaaaaaaattaaattgctcaaaaaaaaaagtagggaccaattgtagaatttaacttaaaattttcgtttgaaatgatgattatatGTGCCATGTCAGCTTAACGTTAACGACTCAGCgattaaaatgttacaacatgatAACGTAAATGAATAAAACGTAAtgtttaaaacataaataattaaaatgtaaactaaaacaaataaaagtgactattttaataatttactaaaaaaaatcacataaaatgtTCCTTGTGAGTTTGATAGTTTACTCTCTTGCACCAATCCCATGAGTACATCGCCTATTTATAGGCTTTCAAGATTTTGATGTTAAGCAAGAGGTAAGTGGGGACAATATAGAATTTACTTGTTGATTTTTATtggttttaataattttacataaCAGTCAAATAAGTAAAATCaaacaaaataatataataatatgccAAATATACTTAACAATATATCAATAAATCTTACATTTCCAATAATGAAACGTAATATTTCATTctttattttgttaaaaaaatctGAAAGTTTTCTCTCTGGTCAAACACAACTTTGAAGGGTAAAAACTAGATATCTAGTATTTCCTAAAAATACGAACCCCTTAACAATTTCAAAGTTTTgaatcatttacatttttattgttttgttCACAAACAAAAACAAGATCTTAGTATGAAGAGGCAGAACAGAGATGAAGCTAAAATCGCAAGCTTTGTTGAGATTCAACTTCAATTCCACCCAAAATCGTGAATAAAGAATTCAAGCCCTAATATTAGGTAACGCTATGTTGTTTGGATCCTGACTTTGGagcatgttgtatccataagccCAACTTAGGCCTTCTTAACATTTCTTCGGCCCACAACATTGAGGTGAATCAAATAGTCACCGTAAGATCTGGTTAAATTAgatcaaattaatttatattttaatttttctaaatatttttattcaacttaTTTTAGAGTTTTATGATTAGTAATATAAGTTTTAATTACTTCTAGTAAGAGgtgttttagaaaaaaatattttatggaTATTTTCTGCTAGTAGTGGAAAGTAGTAGGACTGAGGAGTCAGGGAtttcttaaaataataaatttttatttatgttttttataatttataaaattttaaattagtaatagtaaaattacactttaacctTTTAAGAATGATAAAAActtaatttaacctttaaaaattataaaaatataagctattaaaacgataaaattgtattttactatcttaaaaataatttaattcgaCATCTCAAAATTTCAAGTTCGCCACTGCTTCCTACCACATCATTCATTCACGATCCAATGTAATTTTTTCTATATCATTGAtacataattttgataatttttttacatttatggtttagaatttgagatttgaggtttaagatttacttaaaattttaagttttaaatttaggGTTTGAAGTTtagaataaaaattattaaaattatgtttcaattaaataaaaaattattaaataattaaaaagagacaataaataatataatgggaatgatctataaaataatttaaatctgTTGGATGATTTTAAATCattaaattttatgattaaataaaattaaattaaaatggaaTTTAACTCAAAATTAACGTGCAGCAGCGGTATATtacctttatttatttatcagcCTCTTATGAAGATTAGAAAGAAGGGTAAGAGATGGGCTTTAATGAGTTGTAGATGCGGCCCACAGGTATCACTTCAAAAGGCAGTGGGTGAAATAATTATTGTACTATCGACCTAAACCCTGAACCCAGTCATGTCTTGAATATTATTGAACCTACTAAGTAATACTATCACTGAGAACAAGAATCTTGACGCTTTTTATACTTTTTTTCTGTGATACTGTAAACATACACTCGTTTTGAGTACGTGTTTACTGTACACTCAGCTGAAAGAAATAAATTATGCttcaaaacaaataataatacaATGATAAGATATGCGTTCATATATTTTTTTGatatataaaaaattactaaaatttttaatattagtaTAGCTTTAATAATCATATGGAAACCCCACTTTTCATTTTTGAGTGGCACTTTCTTTGTAAATGCTCCGTAACTTCCTAGTCATCTCGAAGAAACCGAAAGAGGAAAAAAAAGTCAAATTTACTATCAATTACTATAGTATGTGTAAATTGTATATTTAAtccctatattttaatttattcatacttaatctttatactttttgaattttaaaattcagtcCTAATTAATTAAAGGAACGTTAAATTAGTAAAGTTATTGATATTTTAGATTTCAATTTGTGACTTATTCATCGGTGATCATCTTTTTCAAGAATAGCTTAGATTCAAATCACAATTGTATTAATATTTACAATAAACAATTATAGTTTAACaaaggactaaaattttaaaattaaaaataacgaaataaaataacaaagattaaatccacaacttaGGATGATAAaggattaataataaatttttgctTTATAGaaatttaagttattttaaattttaaagaataaaacattaaaatcaattaaattaaaatacaaagatTAATTTCATAACTTCCTCCTAAGAAATTGAGAGCTTAAGTTGATAAAAAAGACAAAATAAGTGATGCAATATTTAAAGAGGAAAGGAATAGGAATTAGCCTGTGCAACCAATAGTCACTTTAAAATATAGATTAGATGActctatattttttttaaatttagtcacataaaataaaataattataagaatTAATTACTGTTAttagaatttttgttttcttttaacgAATTGTTCATGCGACACGTTAATCCATCGAGTGATTGACGTGTTGTATTTTTTGTTGACTTTcgacttctttaaaattttagattaatgATAGGAAGATTCTTAAATGGATATTTTAATATTAGTAATTAATTTACACTATTgtcttatttaaaataattaaattgagaaataaattaaaatgaacaAAATAAAACTGACCCTAGAGTCAGAGGgtgtaatttataaaaaaattaaatacgaaAAGTCAGTGGATCCCTAACCAAAAGCAGACAAAAGATATTTGCTTATTTTCCTgcaatacataaaaataaatattttaattaaaatccgATGAATCACAGCCCTTAGATCAATAGCACTTAAGTCCTAAGGCAAAGAATCTTGTCTTTTTCCTTTTCCCAACAGGGGCAGTGTGGTTTATACCTTTGTAAGCTTGCCATGAAAGTCTCTTCCCAATAGCAAATAAAAACTTGCCTTTAGCACTCTGCCTCATAACTTTGAAATCAAGTGATCAGTTTAGTGGGAAAAGTAGAGAGATCGCTGAATAAAACTTGTAATGGATCAAATGACTGATACTGCTGAAACCATATATGTTGCAGTTGGAAAAGCCGTAGAAGAAAGCAAGCACACTCTGTTATGGGCATTGCAGAATCTTTGTCCCACAAAAGTTTGCATTCTTCATGTTCATCAGCCTGCTAGTTTATTCAACTCGAGTAAGCTCTGCTCAGTGCTAGTAGTGATCTCAATTGGGTTACTTCTTTGAAATAtgtgaatattttgatttttttttccttgGTATTTAGGTCGTATGAATTTTACGGCAAGCAGGCTTCACCAACAGGAAATTGGAAAGAAGATTCTATATAGGATCATGAACGATTACCTTCTAATTTGTGGTcaaaaaagtgtaaatataatttccttctttttttttaggAACTGGTTAAAAATGAAGGAAAATATTTTCTAGTTTTGGCCTTGGTTATGATGTGCTTGATGTAGGTAGAAGCGGCAAAACTAAATATAGAGATGGATGATGCTGGAAAGGGGATTGTTGAGCTAATTCGTGATCAAAGTATCAAGAAACTTGTCATGGGAGCAGCAGCTGACAAACATTTTTCAGAGTACTAATTAACTTCTCACTCTAATTTCACTATTTATTCATTCTTCTTTATGCTTACAATTTCTGAAAACTGTTGCTGTTTTACAACTATGCTAATGACTCTATATGTTCTGAACCCATGAAATGAAGGAATGGCATGCAAGTTACTTAATATGTCCTTAATATTGCAGGGGCATGACTGATCTCAAATCTGAAAAAGCTCAATATGTGGAGCTACATGCGCCACCTTCCTGCAAAATTTGGTTCATTTGTGGGGGGCAACTCGTCCATCGAAGGTGTGCTAGCTAACAGTCTTATTAATCTGTTCTGAAGTTTCAGCATACTTGTTTAACTGATGATTTACTGTAGGCCACTTGTTGAAAATGGACAATCAAACCTGAGCAGCTCTGCTTCAAGTTCTAGTTATTGGACAGGCTCTAACAAAGTGGCTAGCAGTTCTGACCCATCTGTGTCTGGGACACTAGGGGAGAGTCCAGACTGGCTTGAGTTCAATGTACTATTCGACTTCCGTGAGGATCTTTATTATTTATCAATGCCTGAAATTTAAAAGCTTACATTAGGGGACCAGATATAGACATCAAGCGTTTGTCAAGTTCTTTAAGCTTCTCAGTGAAATCCTGTCTATGGTTTATGAATTTTGACAGGAGGGAAGCGGTGATGATAAAGTCTTTGAAAATCTAGAACAGGCCCTATTCACCGCTGAAAAATCAAATCAAGAAGCATTTGAGAAGTTGGACCGGCTTCTGAAAGCTGAAAAAGATGCTCTCAATGCTGTAGTAAGCCAGGTAATGTCCTTTATTTTgctctcttttcctctctttcTGTGTGTGTATGTATATTTGCCTCAGACTTATAGAACTATAGTTACATAATTGTTGGAGGGAAACATGTTTCTACTGATATAAGTCAGGCCTTTTGGAGTTCAACTTCTTGCATTCTTTGACATTGTCCATGTTTTTGTTTTGTCTTCAATAGAAATGACCTAATGATTTTCCTACGTAGACTGCACTAATGTTTGTAGGGAACAATGGATACAATGAAGTAAGTATTTCATGTAACTGCTTATTCTGTTTATTTTGATTGATACGTATTGTATCAAGATTGGCCGGAAGTTCCAAATGTCTGATTTCTGCCCCAAGATTTGGTATTTTCGTAGACTTTAAACCTGCTTTCGTTATTCCTACAACTTTATAATGACAGCCATTACTGACTTGTAGGCAAATGAAATGAAAAGTTCATACATTGGAGAGTTAAGACGCAGGAAGGAAATTGAAGCAATGCATAGAAAACAGAACGAGGAGCTTGAACAAGTCACGCAGCAAAGAGATCAAGCACGCAAAATCGCCAGAACTCATAAGTTATTATTGGAGAGTCGAGGTGCCAAATCCGATCATGTTAAAGTATTGGAAGCTAAGTTATCATCTGCAATGGAGCAGTTACAAATTTACCAGAGAGAACGAGATGATTTGCGAACAAAGCTCGAACGTACTTGCAATTCAATTGAAGATCATTCAACAAAACAGGAAGAAGGGAGTTCTAATGTGCATATGCAGCAATTCTTCTCAGAGTTCTCTGTTGCCGAAATCCATGATGCAACTGAGGACTTTGACCCTTCGTTCAAGATTGCAGAAGGAGCATATGGGAGCGTTTATAGATGTACCCTTCGTCACACTGAAGTGGCTATAAAAGTGCTCCATCAAAATAGCTTACAAGGGCCCTTGGAATTTCAGGAGGAGGTAAGCTTGAACTGAAAGAGTCACtcaatatacatacatatatattttttttcaggTTGGCATTTTTAAGAAAATAGATTTTACCATAGAGAAAAAATTGAGGTGAGTGTGCTGAATACATTTCAGGTAGATATTTTGAGTAAGTTGAGGCATCCAAATCTGGTAACACTAATTGGAGTCTGCCCCGAAATATGGGCTCTCATCAATGAATATCTTCCGAATGGTAGCCTTGAAGATCGTTTGGGCCCCAGGGATAGTACTCCCCCATTGTCATGGCAAACTCGAATTCATATTGCTACTGAGATATGTTCTACCCTTATCTTCCTACATTCCTCTAAGCCTCAAAGGATAGTTCATGGCAACTTAAAACCAGGGAATATACTCCTTGATACCAACTTCGGCTGCAAACTTAGCGACTTCGGAGTCTGCCATGTGCTTTCTTCTCTCGAGAATTCAAACAATATGACTGATATAGGCCGCAAATTTCCTTATCTGGATCCTCAGTTTTTTAACACAAGAACATTGACTCCTAGTTCCGatatatactcatttggcatTATATTACTACAGTTGATTACTGGGAGACCGCCCTTGAGTATAATAGAGGACGTCCAACATGCAGTAAATGGAAAGCGTCTTAATGATTTATTGGATCCGTCAGCTGGAGACTGGTCATATGTAGAAGCTGAGCAATTGACTCGCTGGGCTTTGAGATGCTGTGATACTAATCGAAGCCGTCGACCAGACCTTGCTTCAGAGGTGTATAAGGTGCTTGAACCGATTAGAAATACTATTGGACCCTTATCAACATTCCATGCAGGGTCTGGAGAGCTTCGTCAGCCTCCTGATTCTTTCTTTTGTCCCATTTCAAAGGTTAGCTTCCATCATTACGAATGGCACTTTTATCACTTACCAGAATCAAGTATTGCAAATCAACATCATCTCAACATATCCCTTACTGTCAAATGCTAGATTCTGGATGTAGAAGGGTATTCTAAACCTACATAGTATGATTGGTTTGCTTATGTTTGCAGGAAATCATGACGGACCCACATGTGGCAGCCGATGGATTCACCTATGAGTTACGACAGATACGGAGATGGCTGGATGGTGGGCACAATACCTCTCCTTGCACGAATATTCCACTTGCTCATCGCAATCTCATCCCTAACCACGCACTTCGTTCCGCAATCTTAGAGTGGTAGAAGCAGCATCACCACCATTAACGTTGTTCCTCATTCCAGGAACATATTTGATCAGTTTCCTACTATTTTTCCCCATAGCCCATGTTGTGCTTTTCTTTCTATGTAGTATCCTTTAAGATGGAACCTTCATGTCGTTGCTTGTTTAAATAGGATATGTACAGTATTAACCTATAAATATTATCTGTATATATGCATATGTCTATGTATGGATGGATGATTTTCCTTAAATTtacattaaatttataatatttatatttgtttgGTCTTATACTTGTTTTAATAGGATACTCCCCTTGGCAAGTATCCACGTGTGTCTTTCCATAGCATTCGCTGGTAATTGcatcgaaaattttgctttcttttTTTCTCGGAGAAATGTAGGCACACAATGTTCACAGGGATCATGTTCACACAGGATTGTAGAAAGTAAAGCTTCAAGGAGATTAGCTGAACTAGCTTCAAACTAGTCTGTTTTACTGGTTAATTTCTAAACGTGTCGCAATAACTATACTGCAAATATTACATTTGTAGCTTCTCTACAACCTAAAAGAGCAAAAAGGTTTATCAACTGGCACACATTTGAGGTACTTAATTGTACAGGGTTTTATTACCATTATTCTCTCTGTTCTAAGGGCTGAAGTTGGACATGCGGGCAAGGCCTTTCCGGTTCTCCTCTTGTCCAGAGAGTTTTGAGATCACCTCTCTTTTTCCCCAATGTAATAAATGTCCCTGCACCCAAAACAAGAGACGTGTCGTAAGAGATATTTAAGTGGAAGAAAACATTTCATCTGGGGTTTATGAGGAAAGCATTGCTTGTTACTACAACCAAACTACTTTTAATCGCATTGCTACTTACCAAGAATGAAAGGAACAATGTAAAGCAACGCAGGTTGGCCGTGTCCATCCATCAAGTTCAAGGCCACATACGTGACTAGAAGACC
This is a stretch of genomic DNA from Gossypium arboreum isolate Shixiya-1 chromosome 11, ASM2569848v2, whole genome shotgun sequence. It encodes these proteins:
- the LOC108473576 gene encoding U-box domain-containing protein 33-like isoform X2, encoding MDQMTDTAETIYVAVGKAVEESKHTLLWALQNLCPTKVCILHVHQPASLFNSSRMNFTASRLHQQEIGKKILYRIMNDYLLICGQKSVEAAKLNIEMDDAGKGIVELIRDQSIKKLVMGAAADKHFSEGMTDLKSEKAQYVELHAPPSCKIWFICGGQLVHRRPLVENGQSNLSSSASSSSYWTGSNKVASSSDPSVSGTLGESPDWLEFNEGSGDDKVFENLEQALFTAEKSNQEAFEKLDRLLKAEKDALNAVVSQANEMKSSYIGELRRRKEIEAMHRKQNEELEQVTQQRDQARKIARTHKLLLESRGAKSDHVKVLEAKLSSAMEQLQIYQRERDDLRTKLERTCNSIEDHSTKQEEGSSNVHMQQFFSEFSVAEIHDATEDFDPSFKIAEGAYGSVYRCTLRHTEVAIKVLHQNSLQGPLEFQEELITGRPPLSIIEDVQHAVNGKRLNDLLDPSAGDWSYVEAEQLTRWALRCCDTNRSRRPDLASEVYKVLEPIRNTIGPLSTFHAGSGELRQPPDSFFCPISKEIMTDPHVAADGFTYELRQIRRWLDGGHNTSPCTNIPLAHRNLIPNHALRSAILEW
- the LOC108473576 gene encoding U-box domain-containing protein 33-like isoform X1, translated to MDQMTDTAETIYVAVGKAVEESKHTLLWALQNLCPTKVCILHVHQPASLFNSSRMNFTASRLHQQEIGKKILYRIMNDYLLICGQKSVEAAKLNIEMDDAGKGIVELIRDQSIKKLVMGAAADKHFSEGMTDLKSEKAQYVELHAPPSCKIWFICGGQLVHRRPLVENGQSNLSSSASSSSYWTGSNKVASSSDPSVSGTLGESPDWLEFNEGSGDDKVFENLEQALFTAEKSNQEAFEKLDRLLKAEKDALNAVVSQANEMKSSYIGELRRRKEIEAMHRKQNEELEQVTQQRDQARKIARTHKLLLESRGAKSDHVKVLEAKLSSAMEQLQIYQRERDDLRTKLERTCNSIEDHSTKQEEGSSNVHMQQFFSEFSVAEIHDATEDFDPSFKIAEGAYGSVYRCTLRHTEVAIKVLHQNSLQGPLEFQEEVDILSKLRHPNLVTLIGVCPEIWALINEYLPNGSLEDRLGPRDSTPPLSWQTRIHIATEICSTLIFLHSSKPQRIVHGNLKPGNILLDTNFGCKLSDFGVCHVLSSLENSNNMTDIGRKFPYLDPQFFNTRTLTPSSDIYSFGIILLQLITGRPPLSIIEDVQHAVNGKRLNDLLDPSAGDWSYVEAEQLTRWALRCCDTNRSRRPDLASEVYKVLEPIRNTIGPLSTFHAGSGELRQPPDSFFCPISKEIMTDPHVAADGFTYELRQIRRWLDGGHNTSPCTNIPLAHRNLIPNHALRSAILEW